In the genome of Deinococcus aetherius, the window ACCAGCTCTCCCAGTCGAGCAGGATCGCCACCTCCGCCCCCACCCGTCCGCCCAGTACCGGCGTCAGACGGGCGAGTTCGGCACCCAGGCCGCTGATCTCCCGCCAGGTCCGGGTGTCCGTGCCCGCGTGGGGCAACATCCCCCCGTGCCACTTCTCGGCGCCCGCCCGCGACTGACGCCACTGGAAGAACATGATGCCGTCCGCCCCGCGCGCCACCGTCTGAAGGCTCCACAGCCGCATCACGCCCGGGCGCTTGAGGGGATTGCGCTCGCGCCACTGCACCTGGCTGCTCACCTGTTCCATCAACACCCAGGGGCGCCCGCCGCCGAGGGAGCGCATCAGGTCGGAAGCCATCGCCATCTCGACCGCCGCGCCCGGCTCGGAGGGCTGCGGGTAGGCGTCATTCGAGATGACGTCCTGCCTCCCCGCCCACTTCCAGTAGTCCAGCGGCTTGAAAAAGCACATGAAGTTGGTGGTGACGGGGATGTCAGGCGTCACGCGCTTCAGAATCTCGCGCTCCATCTCGAACAGGGAAAGCAGCGCGTCCGACGAGAACCGTTTCCAGTCCAGCCCCTGCGACGGGTTGCGGAAGGTCGGGGCGGCGCGTGGCGGCTCGATCTCGTCCCAGTCACCGTACCCCTGCGACCAGAAGGCGGTGCCCCAGGCGTCGTTCAGGGCGCCCAGGGTGCCGTACTTGTCCCGCAGCCACGCGCGGAAGGCCCGCGCACTCTCCCCGCAGAAGCACTCGGAGACGTGGCAGCCGTACTCGTTGTTCACGTGCCACATGGCGAGGGCGGGGTGGTCCCGGTACCTCTCGGCAAGGCGCGTGACGAGCGCGTGCGCCGCCTTGCGGTAGGCGGGGCTGGACGGGCAATAGTGCTGCCGCGAGCCGGTGCCCAGGGTGACTCCGCTCTCGGTGACGGGGAGGCTTTCAGGATGAAGCTTCGAGAACCACGGTGGCGGCGAGGCGGTGGCGGTCGCCAGGTTCACGAAGACGCCGTGCTCATGCAGCAGGTCCATCACCCGGTCGAGCCAAGAGAAGTCGTACTCGCCGGGCCGGGGTTCGAGCCGCGCCCAGGCGAAGATGCCCAGCGAGACAAGGTTGACGCCCGCCTCCCGCATCAGCCGGGCGTCCTCGGCCCACACCTCCTCGGGCCACTGCTCGGGGTTATAGTCGCCGCCGTACAGCACGTGCGGAATCTTGGGGGCGACGAGGGCAGGCTGGGTCTGCGGGGCGGGTTCGGTCGTGGTCATGCGGGAACTCCAGGGGGAAAGAGGCTGAGAGGAGACGGTCAGGGCAGGGAGGAAGGGAGAGTGGAGGCGAGGCACGTCACGGTGTCCCCCCCCGACCTGGGACGGCCCGGCGCAACCGTTCCCGTTGCATCTCCTGAAAGCGCGGCAGGTCGAGGTGCGTCGCCACCCGGTGGGGCGCGTCCTCCACGCCCGGGCCGAACACGACGGTGCCCGGTTCAGGGGCGGCGAGGTCGACGTGGGCATGGGTCGGCACCGTCTCGATCAGGTCCTCCCGAAAGGCGGCGAGCACGGTCAGGGGGTCGTACATCGGGGAGTGGTCGCGCTGGGTCCAGCGGAACCAGACCTCGTGGAGTCCAGCCAGGGCATCTCCCAGAGGCCCGCCGAGTTCCCACAACTCGCCCAGGTCGGCGCGGCCCAGGCGGGTTTGCACGCCCACGTTGTAGCCCACCACCGTCACGTGTAATCCACTTTGCAGCACGACCTCGGCGGCGAGGGGATCGCAGGCGACGTTGTGCTCGGCCCGCGCGTTCTCGGGACCGAAGCCCTGGAAGTTCGCCCCCATCCACACCACCTGCGCGAGCTGGCGGGTGGCCTCGGGGTGAAGTTGGAGGGCGAGCGCGAGGTTGGTCAGCGGCCCGATGGCGAGGAAGGTGAGGGGACGGCCCTCAGCGTGGGCGGTCTCCGCGAGGTCGGCGATAAGGTGTGGGGCGGCGAGCGGGTGGGCGTCGCGCCGCCAGCTCACGTCGGAGAGGTCGAGCCCTTCCCCCTCGTACCCGTCCCAGCCACGCCAG includes:
- a CDS encoding beta-galactosidase, coding for MTTTEPAPQTQPALVAPKIPHVLYGGDYNPEQWPEEVWAEDARLMREAGVNLVSLGIFAWARLEPRPGEYDFSWLDRVMDLLHEHGVFVNLATATASPPPWFSKLHPESLPVTESGVTLGTGSRQHYCPSSPAYRKAAHALVTRLAERYRDHPALAMWHVNNEYGCHVSECFCGESARAFRAWLRDKYGTLGALNDAWGTAFWSQGYGDWDEIEPPRAAPTFRNPSQGLDWKRFSSDALLSLFEMEREILKRVTPDIPVTTNFMCFFKPLDYWKWAGRQDVISNDAYPQPSEPGAAVEMAMASDLMRSLGGGRPWVLMEQVSSQVQWRERNPLKRPGVMRLWSLQTVARGADGIMFFQWRQSRAGAEKWHGGMLPHAGTDTRTWREISGLGAELARLTPVLGGRVGAEVAILLDWESWWALELDARPSRALKLLDQVRDYYTPLWERNVAVDFARPGQDLSGYRVVLAPNLYLTREGVGAQLEEYVSSGGTLVVSFFSGMVDEHDQIHPGAYPAALRRVLGLRVEEFDPYPQGHTNRVRTLGGEAFTSRLWADVIVPEGAEPLATFGEDFYAGRPSVTRHAFGAGTSYYLGTRLDEAGMDWALGEMLAGADVRPTLDAPRGVEVVRRQSEHGAFLFLLNHADRPVTVTLPAPAADLLSGLDHGTSLTLDPRGVAVLRESPVG
- a CDS encoding nucleoside hydrolase, which encodes MPSNAAEGERPLPVLLDTDIGTDIDDAYALVLAATAPELDLRAVTTVGGNTFTRAEIALKLLKLLGHSAPVAVGSGVPLGKVPWRGWDGYEGEGLDLSDVSWRRDAHPLAAPHLIADLAETAHAEGRPLTFLAIGPLTNLALALQLHPEATRQLAQVVWMGANFQGFGPENARAEHNVACDPLAAEVVLQSGLHVTVVGYNVGVQTRLGRADLGELWELGGPLGDALAGLHEVWFRWTQRDHSPMYDPLTVLAAFREDLIETVPTHAHVDLAAPEPGTVVFGPGVEDAPHRVATHLDLPRFQEMQRERLRRAVPGRGGTP